One genomic window of Candidatus Zixiibacteriota bacterium includes the following:
- a CDS encoding AAA family ATPase → MTINRLERIDSISAPRKTAPFVISILSGKGGAGKSVIAFNLASELARRQFRTVILDADWHFGNQHILANVAPQATLYDLIYPEKSRTTKIAPVNEYLGMAATASLSEAADSFPEADFARLLSNLRRLFASYDFLVLDTASGIVELVALAASASDLNLIVINPELTAIADGYGLFKYILKANRQLTVHILNNRVKNAGEAQYIYQKFSYLTERFLRRVAHDAGYLLEDARVGESIGAQKPLFQLDEDSAAGQGIQNLAKLVLRESGNFPQGAAHDDKEKINSHIEAADIKE, encoded by the coding sequence ATGACCATTAATCGTCTCGAAAGAATTGATAGCATATCTGCGCCGCGCAAGACAGCTCCCTTCGTCATTTCCATTCTTTCCGGCAAAGGGGGAGCAGGGAAATCGGTCATCGCTTTCAATCTGGCGTCCGAACTGGCGCGCCGTCAATTTCGCACCGTTATACTGGATGCCGATTGGCATTTCGGCAATCAGCATATTCTGGCAAATGTCGCGCCACAGGCGACTCTGTATGATTTGATTTATCCGGAAAAAAGCCGGACGACCAAGATTGCCCCGGTCAATGAATATCTGGGGATGGCGGCAACGGCATCCTTGAGCGAGGCGGCGGATTCTTTCCCTGAAGCCGATTTCGCCCGTCTGCTATCGAATTTACGGCGTTTGTTTGCCTCTTATGATTTCCTGGTGCTTGATACCGCTTCCGGAATAGTGGAGCTGGTGGCGCTGGCGGCGTCGGCTTCGGACCTCAATCTCATCGTCATTAATCCGGAACTGACCGCCATAGCCGATGGATATGGTCTGTTCAAGTACATTTTGAAAGCCAATCGCCAATTGACTGTGCATATTTTGAACAACCGCGTGAAGAACGCCGGGGAAGCGCAGTATATCTATCAGAAATTTTCTTATTTGACAGAGCGGTTCTTGAGACGGGTCGCTCATGACGCCGGATATCTTCTTGAGGATGCGCGCGTTGGCGAGTCGATAGGGGCGCAGAAGCCGCTTTTCCAATTGGATGAAGATTCAGCGGCGGGGCAGGGTATTCAAAATCTGGCGAAGCTGGTTCTTCGCGAGAGCGGAAATTTCCCGCAAGGGGCGGCCCATGATGACAAAGAAAAGATAAATTCCCACATAGAAGCAGCCGATATAAAGGAATAG